One region of Vigna angularis cultivar LongXiaoDou No.4 chromosome 10, ASM1680809v1, whole genome shotgun sequence genomic DNA includes:
- the LOC108335569 gene encoding uncharacterized protein LOC108335569: MGDKKKKAQMFVKPVSAAGTGFFYEKRKPRQFTEKLEFRKFDPRVNRHVLFTEAKMK; this comes from the coding sequence ATGGGTGACAAGAAGAAAAAGGCTCAGATGTTTGTGAAACCAGTGTCTGCTGCCGGCACTGGATTTTTCTATGAAAAGAGAAAGCCGAGACAGTTCACAGAGAAGCTTGAGTTTCGAAAATTTGATCCTAGGGTTAATCGTCATGTTCTCTTTACAGAGGCTAAGATGAAGTGA